Proteins encoded together in one Bactrocera neohumeralis isolate Rockhampton chromosome 4, APGP_CSIRO_Bneo_wtdbg2-racon-allhic-juicebox.fasta_v2, whole genome shotgun sequence window:
- the LOC126757171 gene encoding cytochrome P450 6g1-like, producing MLSVNTACLLAALLALVYVWCRYTYGYWKRNKIPYMTPFPLIGNMQVLFTMSNSFYLYLSDIYKDARMSKAAAVGIYIFNRPALMLREPELIKSVLIKEFEKFANRSAGCDPHNDALGWNNLFFIRNPQWKDLRTKITPIFTTGKIKQMYPLMTEIGTNLEDHLNSFAKTDDAFETEVKEVCANFTTDMIATIAFGVKANSLVNPNGEFRTQGRKLLTFTLRRAIDFFVAFFAPKWVSTLRIKIFTTEFSSFLRGTISHVMASREESKVTRNDLIDVLVSLKEEAVAKGEYNAQVQDMLTAQAAVFLSAGFEGPSSTMTFALYELSKRLDLQERLRNEICEALIAEQGAMSYETINNLPYLSMVLDEVLRLYPVLPFLDREYLPKEGEKQFDLKPFYDYTVPIGMPLYIPIFGIQRDPEFWPNPDTFDPERFNAENKKTHKPMSYLPFGTGPRNCIGSRIGLLQSKVGLVHILKNHYVTTCEKTPSEMTFDPFSIFLSYKDRMYLKFVNDKRYERNARQ from the exons ATGTTGTCGGTAAATACTGCTTGCCTCTTGGCGGCCCTCTTGGCGCTCGTCTACGTTTGGTGTCGCTACACGTATGGCTACTGGAAACGCAATAAGATTCCCTATATGACGCCATTCCCACTGATTGGCAATATGCAAGTTTTGTTTACAATGAGCAACAGTTTCTATCTATATCTATCGGACATTTATAAAGACGCTAGAATGTCAAAAGCTGCGGCAGTCGGCATTTACATATTCAATAGGCCAGCGTTAATGTTACGTGAACCGGAACTTATAAAATCCGTGCTAATCAAGGAATTCGAAAAGTTCGCCAATCGGTCAGCCGGCTGTGATCCACACAATGACGCTTTGGGTTGGAATAATCTATTTTTCATACGCAATCCACAATGGAAGGATTTAAGAACGAAAATAACGCCGATTTTCACAACGGGAAAGATCAAACAAATGTACCCACTAATGACTGAG ATCGGTACGAATTTGGAAGACCATTTGAATTCGTTTGCGAAAACAGACGACGCTTTCGAAACTGAAGTTAAAGAGGTTTGTGCAAACTTCACCACCGACATGATTGCCACCATCGCTTTTGGTGTAAAAGCCAACAGTCTTGTAAATCCAAACGGCGAATTTCGCACTCAAGGACGAAAATTGCTCACATTTACACTCCGTCGTGCCATTGACTTCTTCGTAGCCTTTTTCGCTCCCAAGTGGGTCTCTACATTgcgtattaaaatttttacaaccgAGTTTAGTTCCTTTTTACGTGGCACCATCAGTCATGTTATGGCGTCAAGAGAAGAGAGCAAAGTAACACGTAACGACCTCATCGATGTGTTGGTGAGCCTTAAAGAAGAAGCAGTTGCGAAGGGCGAATATAATGCTCAGGTACAGGATATGTTGACAGCACAAGCTGCCGTATTTCTGTCAGCTGGTTTTGAGGGGCCATCTTCGACGATGACATTTGCTCTATACGAATTATCCAAACGACTCGACTTACAAGAACGTCTGCGAAATGAGATTTGTGAAGCTCTTATAGCTGAACAGGGTGCAATGTCATATGAGACTATCAATAATCTACCATATCTGAGTATGGTATTAGACGAAGTGTTGCGTTTATATCCAGTACTACCTTTTCTCGATCGTGAATATCTGCCGAAGGAGGGGGAAAAGCAATTCGATCTTAAACCGTTTTACGATTACACAGTACCAATAGGTATGCCTCTTTATATACCAATCTTCGGCATACAGCGTGACCCCGAG TTTTGGCCCAATCCGGACACTTTCGATCCTGAACGCTTCAACGCCGAGAATAAGAAAACCCATAAGCCTATGTCCTACCTTCCTTTCGGCACTGGACCACGTAACTGTATTGGTAGTCGCATCGGTTTGTTGCAGTCGAAGGTCGGTTTGGTGCATATTTTGAAGAATCATTATGTGACCACATGTGAGAAGACACCGTCGGAAATGACTTTTGATCCATTTTCCATATTTCTAAGTTATAAAGATAGAATGTACTTGAAGTTTGTCAATGACAAAAGGTATGAACGCAATGCCAGGCAGTGA